From Symphalangus syndactylus isolate Jambi chromosome X, NHGRI_mSymSyn1-v2.1_pri, whole genome shotgun sequence, the proteins below share one genomic window:
- the GLA gene encoding alpha-galactosidase A isoform X2, with translation MQLSNPELYLGCALALRFLALVSWDIPGARALDNGLARTPTMGWLHWERFMCNLDCQEEPDSCISEKLFMEMAELMVSDGWKDAGYEYLCIDDCWMAPQRDSEGRLQADPQRFPHGIRQLANYVHSKGLKLGIYADVGNKTCAGFPGSFGYYDIDAQTFADWGVDLLKFDGCYCDSLENLADGYKHMSLALNRTGRSIVYSCEWPLYMWPFQKPNYTEIRQYCNHWRNFADIDDSWKSIKSILDWTSFNQERIVDVAGPGGWNDPDMLVIGNFGLSWNQQVTQMALWAIMAAPLFMSNDLRHIRPQAKALLQDKDVIAINQDPLGKQGYQLRQGDNFEVWERPLSDLAWAVAMINRQEIGGPRSYTIAVASLGKGVACNPACFITQLLPVKRKLGFYEWTSRLRSHINPTGTVLLRLENTMQMSLKDLL, from the exons ATGCAGCTGAGCAACCCAGAACTATATCTGGGCTGCGCGCTTGCGCTTCGCTTCCTGGCCCTCGTTTCCTGGGACATCCCTGGGGCTAGAGCACTGGACAATGGATTGGCAAGGACGCCTACCATGGGCTGGCTGCACTGGGAGCGCTTCATGTGCAACCTTGACTGCCAGGAAGAGCCAGATTCCTGCATCAG TGAGAAGCTCTTCATGGAGATGGCAGAGCTCATGGTCTCAGATGGCTGGAAGGATGCAGGTTATGAGTACCTCTGCATTGATGACTGTTGGATGGCTCCCCAAAGAGATTCAGAAGGCAGACTTCAGGCAGACCCTCAGCGCTTTCCTCATGGGATTCGCCAGCTAGCTAATTAT GTTCACAGCAAAGGACTGAAGCTAGGGATTTATGCAGATGTTGGAAATAAAACCTGCGCAGGCTTCCCCGGGAGTTTTGGATACTATGACATTGATGCCCAGACCTTTGCTGACTGGGGAGTAGATCTGCTAAAATTTGATGGTTGTTACTGTGACAGTTTGGAAAATTTGGCAGATG GTTATAAGCACATGTCCTTGGCCCTGAATAGGactggcagaagcattgtgtactCCTGTGAGTGGCCTCTTTATATGTGGCCCTTTCAAAAG CCCAATTATACAGAAATCAGACAGTACTGCAATCACTGGCGAAATTTTGCTGACATTGATGATTCCTGGAAAAGTATAAAGAGTATCTTGGACTGGACATCTTTTAACCAGGAGAGAATTGTTGATGTTGCTGGACCAGGGGGTTGGAATGACCCAGATATG TTAGTGATTGGCAACTTTGGCCTCAGCTGGAATCAGCAAGTAACTCAGATGGCCCTCTGGGCTATCATGGCCGCTCCTTTATTCATGTCTAATGACCTCCGACACATCAGACCTCAAGCCAAAGCTCTCCTTCAGGATAAGGACGTAATTGCCATCAATCAGGACCCCTTGGGCAAGCAGGGGTACCAGCTTAGACAG GGAGACAACTTTGAAGTGTGGGAACGACCTCTCTCAGACTTAGCCTGGGCTGTAGCTATGATAAACCGGCAGGAGATTGGTGGACCTCGCTCTTATACCATCGCAGTTGCTTCCCTGGGTAAAGGAGTGGCCTGTAATCCTGCCTGCTTCATCACACAGCTCCTCCCTGTGAAAAGGAAGCTAGGGTTCTATGAATGGACTTCAAGGTTAAGAAGTCACATAAATCCCACTGGCACTGTTTTGCTTCGGCTAGAAAATACAATGCAGATGTCATTAAAAgacttactttaa
- the GLA gene encoding alpha-galactosidase A isoform X1: MQLSNPELYLGCALALRFLALVSWDIPGARALDNGLARTPTMGWLHWERFMCNLDCQEEPDSCISWSFTLAAQAGVQCHDLGSPQPPPPGFKQFSCLILASSWNYSEKLFMEMAELMVSDGWKDAGYEYLCIDDCWMAPQRDSEGRLQADPQRFPHGIRQLANYVHSKGLKLGIYADVGNKTCAGFPGSFGYYDIDAQTFADWGVDLLKFDGCYCDSLENLADGYKHMSLALNRTGRSIVYSCEWPLYMWPFQKPNYTEIRQYCNHWRNFADIDDSWKSIKSILDWTSFNQERIVDVAGPGGWNDPDMLVIGNFGLSWNQQVTQMALWAIMAAPLFMSNDLRHIRPQAKALLQDKDVIAINQDPLGKQGYQLRQGDNFEVWERPLSDLAWAVAMINRQEIGGPRSYTIAVASLGKGVACNPACFITQLLPVKRKLGFYEWTSRLRSHINPTGTVLLRLENTMQMSLKDLL, from the exons ATGCAGCTGAGCAACCCAGAACTATATCTGGGCTGCGCGCTTGCGCTTCGCTTCCTGGCCCTCGTTTCCTGGGACATCCCTGGGGCTAGAGCACTGGACAATGGATTGGCAAGGACGCCTACCATGGGCTGGCTGCACTGGGAGCGCTTCATGTGCAACCTTGACTGCCAGGAAGAGCCAGATTCCTGCATCAG ctggagtttcactcttgctgcccaggctggagtgcaatgtcatgatctcggttcaccgcaacctccgcctcccgggttcaagcaattctcctgcctcatccttgcaagtagctggaattacag TGAGAAGCTCTTCATGGAGATGGCAGAGCTCATGGTCTCAGATGGCTGGAAGGATGCAGGTTATGAGTACCTCTGCATTGATGACTGTTGGATGGCTCCCCAAAGAGATTCAGAAGGCAGACTTCAGGCAGACCCTCAGCGCTTTCCTCATGGGATTCGCCAGCTAGCTAATTAT GTTCACAGCAAAGGACTGAAGCTAGGGATTTATGCAGATGTTGGAAATAAAACCTGCGCAGGCTTCCCCGGGAGTTTTGGATACTATGACATTGATGCCCAGACCTTTGCTGACTGGGGAGTAGATCTGCTAAAATTTGATGGTTGTTACTGTGACAGTTTGGAAAATTTGGCAGATG GTTATAAGCACATGTCCTTGGCCCTGAATAGGactggcagaagcattgtgtactCCTGTGAGTGGCCTCTTTATATGTGGCCCTTTCAAAAG CCCAATTATACAGAAATCAGACAGTACTGCAATCACTGGCGAAATTTTGCTGACATTGATGATTCCTGGAAAAGTATAAAGAGTATCTTGGACTGGACATCTTTTAACCAGGAGAGAATTGTTGATGTTGCTGGACCAGGGGGTTGGAATGACCCAGATATG TTAGTGATTGGCAACTTTGGCCTCAGCTGGAATCAGCAAGTAACTCAGATGGCCCTCTGGGCTATCATGGCCGCTCCTTTATTCATGTCTAATGACCTCCGACACATCAGACCTCAAGCCAAAGCTCTCCTTCAGGATAAGGACGTAATTGCCATCAATCAGGACCCCTTGGGCAAGCAGGGGTACCAGCTTAGACAG GGAGACAACTTTGAAGTGTGGGAACGACCTCTCTCAGACTTAGCCTGGGCTGTAGCTATGATAAACCGGCAGGAGATTGGTGGACCTCGCTCTTATACCATCGCAGTTGCTTCCCTGGGTAAAGGAGTGGCCTGTAATCCTGCCTGCTTCATCACACAGCTCCTCCCTGTGAAAAGGAAGCTAGGGTTCTATGAATGGACTTCAAGGTTAAGAAGTCACATAAATCCCACTGGCACTGTTTTGCTTCGGCTAGAAAATACAATGCAGATGTCATTAAAAgacttactttaa